From Carettochelys insculpta isolate YL-2023 chromosome 8, ASM3395843v1, whole genome shotgun sequence, a single genomic window includes:
- the VIL1 gene encoding villin-1, which translates to MPDPTNKVTKTLNKTTPGLQVWRIEKMEMVPVPPKSYGNFYEGDCYVLLATHKTGNSFTYDIHYWLGRESSQDEQGAAAIYTTQMDEHLGGAAVQYRQVQGNESDAFKGHFKQGLIYKKGGVASGMKHVETNTYNVQRLLHVKGKKNVVAGEVEMSWNSFNQGDVFLLDLGKLIIQWNGPDSNRAERLKGMNLAKDIRDRERGGRAQVGVVDGDDEAASPGLMKILTHVLGERKQLRAAIPDTVVDQKLKSSLKLYHVSDAEGNLVIQEVATRPLTQDLLQHEDCYILDQGGWTIYVWKGRRSSKQEKQQAMSRALGFIKAKNYPPSTRVQTENDGAESAMFKQLFQKWTVPSQSSGLGKTHSLGKVAKVEQVKFDASSLHAKPQVAAQQKMVDDGSGEAEVWRVENLELVPVEKRWLGHFYAGDCYLILYKYLVGSKMHYIIYIWQGRHASQDEITASAFQAVALDQQYNNEPVQVRVPMGKEPAHLMAIFKGKMVVYAGGTSRAGSTEPVPATRLFHVHGTNQYNTKAFEVLPRASSLNSNDVFMLKTQSCCYLWYGKGCSGDEREMAKSVADLIAKTEKLVIAEGQEPANFWLALGGKSPYANSKRLQDETLSITPRLFECSNQTGTFVATEITDFSQDDLEDDDVFLLDTWDQVFFWIGEHANEREKEEAAVMAQEYLKTHPSGRDPDTPIIVVKQGYEPPTFTGWFLAWDPLKWLDRKSYEELKAELGDDSKFSQLSTEIASQEVFTAKSTLNAVTFQTLPLEDLVNKSLDELPEGVDPSRKEEYLSSADFKAVFGMSQSSFAALPLWKQQALKKQKGLF; encoded by the exons ATGCCGGACCCCACCAACAAAGTCACCAAGACGCTGAACAAGACCACGCCGGGCCTGCAGGTCTGGCGAATCGAG AAAATGGAGATGGTGCCGGTGCCCCCCAAAAGCTATGGGAACTTCTACGAAGGCGACTGCTACGTGCTGCTCGCG ACACACAAGACGGGGAACAGCTTCACCTACGACATCCACTACTGGCTGGGGCGGGAGTCGTCGCAGGACGAGCAGGGTGCGGCCGCCATCTACACCACGCAGATGGACGAGCACCTGGGCGGCGCGGCCGTACAGTACCGCCAGGTTCAGGGCAACGAGAGCGACGCCTTCAAGGGCCACTTCAAACAGGGGCTCAT CTATAAGAAGGGTGGTGTCGCCTCGGGGATGAAGCACGTGGAGACCAACACGTACAATGTGCAGCGGCTGCTGCACGTCAAGGGCAAGAAGAACGTGGTGGCTGGAGAG GTGGAAATGAGCTGGAACAGCTTCAACCAGGGGGACGTTTTCCTGCTGGACCTGGGCAAGCTTATCATACAGTGGAACGGACCAGATAGCAACCGTGCCGAGAGGCTGAAG GGCATGAACCTGGCCAAGGACATCCGGGACCGGGAGCGGGGCGGGCGCGCCCAGGTGGGCGTGGTGGATGGTGATGACGAGGCCGCCTCCCCTGGGCTGATGAAGATTCTCACCCATGTGCTGGGGGAACGGAAGCAGCTCCGGGCCGCTATCCCCGACACCGTGGTGGACCAGAAGCTGAAATCCTCTCTCAAGCTCTACCA TGTCTCGGACGCAGAGGGGAACCTGGTGATTCAAGAGGTTGCCACCCGCCCTTTGACCCAAGATCTGCTGCAGCATGAG GACTGCTACATTCTCGACCAGGGCGGCTGGACCATCTACGTCTGGAAGGGCCGGCGCTCCAGcaagcaggagaagcagcaggccaTGAGCCGAGCCCTG GGGTTCATCAAAGCCAAGAACTACCCTCCCAGCACCCGCGTACAGACCGAGAACGACGGTGCCGAGTCGGCCATGTtcaagcagctcttccagaaatggACcgtccccagccagagcagcggCCTGGGCAAGACCCACAGCCTGGGCAAAGTGG ccaaagtGGAGCAGGTGAAGTTCGACGCCAGCTCCCTGCATGCCAAGCCCCAGGTGGCCGCGCAGCAGAAGATGGTGGACGACGGCTCCGGGGAGGCTGAG GTCTGGCGCGTGGAGAACTTGGAGCTGGTGCCGGTGGAGAAGCGCTGGCTGGGCCATTTCTACGCGGGGGATTGTTACCTCATCCTCTACAAGTACCTGGTGGGCAGCAAGATGCATTACATCATCTACATCTGGCAG GGCCGCCACGCCAGCCAGGATGAGATCACGGCCTCAGCCTTCCAGGCTGTGGCCCTGGACCAGCAGTACAACAACGAGCCTGTCCAGGTGCGGGTGCCCATGGGCAAGGAGCCAGCCCACCTCATGGCCATCTTCAAGGGGAAGATGGTGGTGTATGCG GGCGGCACCTCGCGGGCGGGCAGCACGGAGCCGGTGCCGGCCACCCGCCTCTTCCATGTGCACGGCACCAACCAGTACAACACCAAGGCCTTCGAGGTGCTGCCACGCGCCTCCTCCCTCAACTCCAACGACGTCTTCATGCTGAAGACCCAATCCTGCTGCTACCTCTGGTATGGGAAG ggctgcagtggggatgaGCGGGAGATGGCCAAGAGCGTGGCCGACCTCATCGCCAAAACGGAGAAGCTGGTGATCGCCGAGGGCCAGGAACCGGCCAACTTCTGGCTGGCCCTGGGAGGGAAATCCCCGTACGCCAACAGCAAGCG CCTACAGGACGAGACCTTGTCGATTACACCCCGCCTCTTCGAATGCTCCAATCAGACGGGCACCTTCGTTGCCACGGAGATCACCGATTTTAGCCAGGACGACCTGGAGGACGACGACGTCTTCCTGCTGGAcacctgggaccag GTGTTCTTCTGGATCGGGGAGCACGCCAACGAGCGGGAGAAGGAGGAGGCGGCCGTGATGGCGCAGGAGTACCTGAAAACTCACCCCAGCGGGCGCGACCCTGACACGCCCATCATCGTGGTGAAGCAAGGCTACGAGCCACCCACATTCACAGGCTGGTTCCTGGCCTGGGACCCCCTGAAGTGGCTA GACAGGAAATCCTATGAAGAGCTGAAAGCTGAGCTGGGAGACGACAGCAAATTCAGCCAGCTCTCCACC GAAATTGCCAGCCAGGAAGTTTTCACTGCCAAGAGCACCTTGAATGCGGTGACCTTCCAGACCCTCCCTCTGGAGGACCTGGTGAACAAGTCCCTGGACGAGCTGCCGGAAGGAGTGGACCCTAGCAGGAAGGAG GAGTACCTGTCCAGCGCCGATTTCAAGGCCGTCTTCGGCATGTCGCAGAGCTCCTTCGCTGCCCTGCCACTGTGGAAGCAACAGGCGCTCAAGAAGCAAAAGGGCCTCTTCTAA